From the genome of Aquila chrysaetos chrysaetos chromosome 8, bAquChr1.4, whole genome shotgun sequence:
tgtttgtgctcCTCAGGGCTCCACTTCAAGTAGGTTTTCCTCTTCAGCAGTTTCCTGAGTTTGCTGAACTTCTGTGGCACACTGTTGGGCGGGAGGTCTTCCAGCACAATCATGATGAGGGAATCCTGATTTTCATTCAGGACCCGGTGTTCAGCAAAATACAGTTCGTACTGACACCAGCAACTGTTTACAAAACTGGgagagagaacaaaaaggaCTTTATGGCTGTTTTCTATGCAGTAAAAAATGTTACCAAGTACTGGATGCCCCGGTTTGAAATCCCTCTCGTGGTAACATATCTTGAATCCATCAGTTTCCAGTTTTTCCAGTAGATTCTCTTTCGTCCAGTTTGCGTCTTGTTCGCTGTATGAAATGAAGACATCAAAGGGCTTGTTTTCTGGCCTCTTCTCGTACTGCTTCCTCTTCGCCATACACCAGTACCAACCCATTCTCACGTACCACAGCCCATCGAACCGCCAGCATAAGCCGGTTAACACCAAAACAGCCAGGATGGCAACACAAGCTGTAATAGCCATCTGGATGCCCAGGGAACAGTGCAGAAGCGTGAGGTTACTGCTCTCCACCAACGAGCCCCTTCTGTCTGGTGGAAAGCTGCACCTGAGGTTTCCTTTGCCATTTATCTGCAGATGGGGGTTGTGGATATAGACATTCACGAACCAGTACAAGtcacagttacaaaaaaaatgcttaccTTGAACAGTCAAAACACTCAAACTCGTTAACTGGCCAAAAGTGTCCTCCACTATGGTAGTAATGGCATTGTCGCTAATGTCTAACTCGATCAGAGAAGCTGGGAGAGAGCCACGCTGTAGAAAGGAGATCTTATTCCctgataaattaaaatatttcaggattGGAAGAGATTTCCCAAAGTGATCAGGGAGTTCTGAAATGAGGTTATGACTACTGTCCAGATTAGCGAGCGCGGAAAGGTGGCTGGCGGGTTCCAGTCTGGTGATTAAGTTTCCAGAAACATTAAGATGTTCGAGTTTCTCCAGGGCGTCAGTCAATGACAACATGTTCAACTTATTTTTACTAATATCACATTTTGTTAAAGTCGACGGGAAATACTCAGGATGCATATCcgtaattttattattttgaatattaaatattgttAAGTTGGAGACAGATTTAAAACTAGGCGGTATTATTTTAATATCGCTGTTGCTTATGTCGAGatgctgcagggaggcaggTAAGACAGGAAGCACAGAAATCCGGTTGCTGCTGAGATCCAAAAATAATAGTTCTTCCATTGTGCCAGCAAACCACTCTGGCAGTTCTACAATGGAGCAGTTGGACATTTTCAGGTGTTTCACTTTCTTCGGAAGGCTTTCAATGGGTGTACCAGCCTGGTTTCTGACAAATGAAATGGCATTAATATGTACAGTTCCAGGGGGAAATTTTGGAGCTGCATTAGTGATTTCTGGCCGTACAGTATATATGAAGTGATTTCCTTGAACATACATGTGTTCTAAGTCAAACATCTTTTTAGCAAAATTTGGGGGTATTTGACTTATATTGGTGAAGGACAAATCAATTACCTTGATGGTTGATGGGAGACACAGTGTATCTAAGCTGTTTATGGGATTGTtgctaatatttaaaaacagaagcttgCTGAATGGGAAGTTACAGATCGCCTCAACATCTAGAATGTTAATTGTTAATTTGTTGTAACTGGCATCAACGGACTGCAGGTTTTTCATTGGCATAAACAGGACGAACAGTGACAGAAGATCCATTTCCAGGTCACTGTGACTAATGTCAAGCTCCAAAATACCATCCAGCTGAGCTTGGCAGAGACCCGGATCCAGTTTTAACATCAGCTCTTCCTCGGAGAGTTTGCTGTTTGACAGGTCGAGTATCCCTTTTATTGGTGCTCCACAGAAATCAGGCTTTAATGTGGCTGTTGGAGAGactgttacatttttctctgctcttcgAAGAAGATTCTCTGTACTTCGTCTGAGCCTCGGATTAACATTTTGCAGGATGAATGGACCTCCCAAATGTGGCAGCTCCTCGGCGGATACAGAAGGCTCCAGAGCAGCCTCTGAGGGTTTgtcaaaatacttaaaaagcCGCAAAGACCCTGAGGCTTTGCTAGTGGGTAAGAGCTTCAGGTGGGGCGGAAGACCTGGTACAAGAAGCTTCTTATTGTTAAATGATAAATTCACAGAAACAAGACTGAGCAGACTCTCAAATGCACCAGGTTCAATGTCCTTAATCTGATTGTAGGAAAGGTCTAAAACTTCCAGCGCGTCAAAACCTTCCAAGTCTCTCTTGGttattttttcaattacatTATGTGAGAAATTGAGAGCTCTTGCCATTTTTGGAGCTTGTGCTTCTGATACAGAAGAGAGGTTTAAGTAGGAGTAGTTATAAAATGGGAAGGCATAGGCTGTAGGTGTTCTCAGAGTGAGGAATCCATTTGCTCTACTgagtaagaaagaaatgaagtagAAATGAAGGGTTCTGGTAAGGATCCTcatcctggagaaaagaaatgtaaaatccATCATCATAATATGCTCTATATTGATGAatacccttaaaaaaaaataaatcctagtTTACTTGCAAGTACAGAAATTGTTTCATTAGTTGTATCCATGAATCCCTTTTTatctacataaaaaaaatacatcttgtTTCATTACTATTTTCAAGAGACAATGCTAAAAGATGGTGTTGGGGAATGATTTGAAGGATGCTATTCATTTCAGGTCATTATAGATAAAGTctgaatgatttattttcttttttattttttattccttccccCCTACCCCAGGCAGGAAGTGAGCAACCTTTGCAGTAGCATCTTTCCGCTGCATAATCTGAAATACACTTTTGTAACTGCTGCCTGGGACTCGGGTTCTATGTCTCTCATCCTGGCACACAACCACCGGGTAAGTCTGACCTGTCCAAAACCTGTTCAGCCCCTTCAGTAGCGTATTCAAGAGTAACGTGGCAGGGAGCTCCGTGTAACTGCGTGAGCACGTATCTTCTTGTGATCCCATCCCCTTGGTGGTTTGCCCTCTGCCAAGAATTTACTAGTGACCATTTCTTTAGCCTTACCTGTCGGAGTAAGGAAAAGAGGAAGTTTGCTTTGAAGTCGAGTGTCAGAGGCTTGTATGAGGCAGCCTGCACCAGGAGAGGTCACTGCCCATGCATCGTTCGTCTTCGGAGACCTCCCATTGCCTGGTCATGCCActgcccagctcctctcctgtCTGTCTATCACTACTTTCCTGACAACTCCAGCCCAGGTCTTGTATTTATTACCTGGAAAGGCAGGTGCAGACCTTCAGGTGAGCAACCTG
Proteins encoded in this window:
- the LOC115345221 gene encoding toll-like receptor 2 isoform X1, yielding MGNTLPISPGKKQLCRKPPPPAWQRGAGLRMPPVQAGPGGSWAVPIPPHTPPGTTKGDGSGSRYQRGSSTKESRMRILTRTLHFYFISFLLSRANGFLTLRTPTAYAFPFYNYSYLNLSSVSEAQAPKMARALNFSHNVIEKITKRDLEGFDALEVLDLSYNQIKDIEPGAFESLLSLVSVNLSFNNKKLLVPGLPPHLKLLPTSKASGSLRLFKYFDKPSEAALEPSVSAEELPHLGGPFILQNVNPRLRRSTENLLRRAEKNVTVSPTATLKPDFCGAPIKGILDLSNSKLSEEELMLKLDPGLCQAQLDGILELDISHSDLEMDLLSLFVLFMPMKNLQSVDASYNKLTINILDVEAICNFPFSKLLFLNISNNPINSLDTLCLPSTIKVIDLSFTNISQIPPNFAKKMFDLEHMYVQGNHFIYTVRPEITNAAPKFPPGTVHINAISFVRNQAGTPIESLPKKVKHLKMSNCSIVELPEWFAGTMEELLFLDLSSNRISVLPVLPASLQHLDISNSDIKIIPPSFKSVSNLTIFNIQNNKITDMHPEYFPSTLTKCDISKNKLNMLSLTDALEKLEHLNVSGNLITRLEPASHLSALANLDSSHNLISELPDHFGKSLPILKYFNLSGNKISFLQRGSLPASLIELDISDNAITTIVEDTFGQLTSLSVLTVQGKHFFCNCDLYWFVNVYIHNPHLQINGKGNLRCSFPPDRRGSLVESSNLTLLHCSLGIQMAITACVAILAVLVLTGLCWRFDGLWYVRMGWYWCMAKRKQYEKRPENKPFDVFISYSEQDANWTKENLLEKLETDGFKICYHERDFKPGHPVLGNIFYCIENSHKVLFVLSPSFVNSCWCQYELYFAEHRVLNENQDSLIMIVLEDLPPNSVPQKFSKLRKLLKRKTYLKWSPEEHKQKMFWHQLAAVLKTTNEPLVRAENGSAQDMYEME
- the LOC115345221 gene encoding toll-like receptor 2 isoform X2, with amino-acid sequence MRILTRTLHFYFISFLLSRANGFLTLRTPTAYAFPFYNYSYLNLSSVSEAQAPKMARALNFSHNVIEKITKRDLEGFDALEVLDLSYNQIKDIEPGAFESLLSLVSVNLSFNNKKLLVPGLPPHLKLLPTSKASGSLRLFKYFDKPSEAALEPSVSAEELPHLGGPFILQNVNPRLRRSTENLLRRAEKNVTVSPTATLKPDFCGAPIKGILDLSNSKLSEEELMLKLDPGLCQAQLDGILELDISHSDLEMDLLSLFVLFMPMKNLQSVDASYNKLTINILDVEAICNFPFSKLLFLNISNNPINSLDTLCLPSTIKVIDLSFTNISQIPPNFAKKMFDLEHMYVQGNHFIYTVRPEITNAAPKFPPGTVHINAISFVRNQAGTPIESLPKKVKHLKMSNCSIVELPEWFAGTMEELLFLDLSSNRISVLPVLPASLQHLDISNSDIKIIPPSFKSVSNLTIFNIQNNKITDMHPEYFPSTLTKCDISKNKLNMLSLTDALEKLEHLNVSGNLITRLEPASHLSALANLDSSHNLISELPDHFGKSLPILKYFNLSGNKISFLQRGSLPASLIELDISDNAITTIVEDTFGQLTSLSVLTVQGKHFFCNCDLYWFVNVYIHNPHLQINGKGNLRCSFPPDRRGSLVESSNLTLLHCSLGIQMAITACVAILAVLVLTGLCWRFDGLWYVRMGWYWCMAKRKQYEKRPENKPFDVFISYSEQDANWTKENLLEKLETDGFKICYHERDFKPGHPVLGNIFYCIENSHKVLFVLSPSFVNSCWCQYELYFAEHRVLNENQDSLIMIVLEDLPPNSVPQKFSKLRKLLKRKTYLKWSPEEHKQKMFWHQLAAVLKTTNEPLVRAENGSAQDMYEME